The Henckelia pumila isolate YLH828 chromosome 2, ASM3356847v2, whole genome shotgun sequence genome includes a window with the following:
- the LOC140877478 gene encoding secreted RxLR effector protein 161-like, with protein sequence MQEKIEMSMMGELNFFLGLQVRQIENGIFISQTKYTKELIKKFGMENCSNPKQSHHITAKRILKYLKGTHIVGLWYAKDNSFNLIGYSDADYAGCKLDKKITSGSCQFLGDRLISWCSKKQTSMATSTIEAEYLAAGSCCAQQLWMQQQLRDYGIEAKKSPIFCHNTNKIAITFNPILHSRNHFLRLSFLTLEIF encoded by the exons ATGCAGGAAAAaattgagatgagcatgatgggtgaactaaacttctttcttggttTGCAAGTTCGACAAATAGAAAATGGGATATTCATAAGCCAAACCAAATACACAAAAGAACTTATCaaaaagtttggaatggaaaatT GTTCCAATCCAAAGCAATCACACCACATCACTGCCAAAAGGATATTGAAATACCTTAAAGGAACTCACATTGTTGGTTTGTGGTATGCTAAGGATAATTCCTTCAACCTAATTGGATACTCAGATGCAGACTACGCTGGATGTAAACTGGACAAAAAGATTACAAGTGGATCATGTCAATTTCTAGGCGATAGACTGATCTCCTGGTGTAGCAAAAAGCAAACTTCCATGGCCACCTCTACCATAGAAGCAGAGTATCTAGCTGCGGGAAGCTGTTGTGCTCAACAGCTCTGGATGCAACAACAGTTGAGAGATTATGGAATCGAAGCCAAAAAATCACCTATATTCTGTCATAACACCAATAAAATCGCCATCACTTTCAACCCTATACTTCACTCAAGGAACCACTTCCTGAGactaagttttcttactttaGAAATATTTTAG